The nucleotide sequence CACGAGCGAcgccctagccggctaggagcaaagctccaagattAATAAACACAACCGTcgaccaaaacgtgaaccaagtgctcttttgagttggaaAATCAAAGTATatgctctctaattgagtttgggacctttttctctcaaggattgatggggaaatcaagggAGAATGCTTGGGAGcacaaggtcaccaatggaggggAGAGAAGGGCACTCTTCTATTCTTGGACGAGCTGAATGAGTGGGAGAGAGAAGAGTGACGTTgaggaggaaggggaaaggtataagtACCCCCTAGCCCCAACGATCACTTAAGTCATGGTAGTGCCACGGCTCAAGTGCAGCAGTGTCGCACTATGGTAGTGCCTCtctccaggtgcggcactgccacaccaggcaagacagcaagggtaagagtgaagtgttggttgtcttggctgagtaactgaggatatatgtgtaagattgagcacttggtagcacatgttagtttaagcattgtgtccccctttatagtatgacttttcttatactcaaatttaaaatataaaagaatttaaacctcctttgagtttgaagccatcaacatttataattgggggctcctccatttcgtgtaacatcctcgaatatagattccctgcttgtcatctcgttAAAttttattagttctctaattgcgtggtcctTATCatcaaaacccataattagggcttgattgcacttttagaGACGTATGAAGatttagagaatatttagaagaatattaaagcgtgacttggcTTGATTGACGCCAAGTGGAGTAGAGGAGCCAACGAGTCATGATGTCCGAGTAGATGGATTTGATTTGGATGGCTCGCTTGACAGCTCGAACGATTGGCTTGACAGCTCGGACGAGTACGTGGAGTCGTAGGCGAACGGGCGTAATCGGAGCCTGACGGAGTCAATCCACATGGGGAGGTGAAGCCCTTAGGCATGTTCGACCGAGGCGAGGGCACAGTCCAAGATCTTCCTTGCATGTCTAACATACGTGAGGTCGCTTGCATGGTGGTGTAGATCCAGATGCATATGTGCTTGTATATCTCTTCAACTACTCCAATTAGCTTGTACGGCTGATCAACATCTTTGGTGGAAACACGGCTCCACATCGTGTTATCGCTGGCCTCCTTTCCTGATTGCTGGTTGTCGTGATCCATGAAAACGATCTTACGTATCCGATCAGAAATTATGAGCAACAACAAGATGCGATTAGGTTCCACCCAACAGAAATCATGCAGTCATAtggatatatatggaagtattcaTATAACAATATTTAATTATAAAACAACTTGACTTAGCTTTCTGAATGATTGTTGTCACGTGTAGATTGGTGAAAGCCTTTTGCTTGCTGGCATCATCTTCACGTCATGGTGATGTAGACCACTCGTAATTTGTACGACACTGGAGAACATCTGATGATGATTGCTCATAAACCCCTCCGCACACGTAGCTTTGTCGACGTTGGAAAGAACGAGAGGTGCCTTCACAAGTTAATTCATGCCCGTGTCATATTCAGGTTCGGTTAACATGATGGTCTGGAATCATCATGAGACCGAGTAGATTGGATCCCGGTTGGCCGTTGCACTTGACATGCGCGTCGTCGAGCCGGGCTGTTCATACTTATGCGCGCAAAGCACGGGGCCGCCTGCCGCCGTCGGGCTCTGCACACCAGAACGCACTCCTGCGAGATGCGTTTCAGCATTAGGGCCCGCCGTAGATCGTCGTGGTCGTCGCGTGTTGCCGAAGGACGCCGCGGTGATCAACCGAGTTGCCTTGGTTGCGAAGTTGATCTTGAGCTCCATCGAGCTATCGATTATAGGATTTCATCTagctcgccatgggatcaagtgcacacccctaccttgttgtcgacgaaatacgtccggcagtctatcgaggggtatgcccacggtagtagatgaatcggtggaggtgcgcgtgaaggaatcggatggtgacacagaatgcaagagacagcgattaggcaggttcagaccgtcagcttgacgtaataccctatctCATGTGTCTTTGTAGATTGTATTATGAGAGTTTTGATGAAAATGTGGggaggggggtccctacccgccttatatagtccggaggtagggttacaggtcggttgTTTTTATCCTAATCGGTTTCAAGATAGCAATTACAAAGATTGCGGAATCTAGTATATCCGAACAGATCATCCTTGATCGCCAAGCATCTTCACACAGTCTTGCGAGGCACGCCGACCTGTGCCGTGCTTCGCGCGGTGTAGTCTTGCGGGCTGGGCCTCCCCTGGCGGCTCGGCCCATGTACAGCCTATGGGTAtcaggggttatacccccacaagcAGATCTCCTATCTCATCTCCTATATTATTATAATGTTTAAGAGATCTCTAAAAAAGCATCATTTCTCCTAACAACCCCCTCTCACCTATCCCTAAACAAATATAGAAAACAAGTTTTACATACTCTGTTACAAACAATGCTCTCCTATATACTAAATTGATTTTAAGGCACTCACCTAAAACAATTTATAGGAGATGCAATATAAGAGATCTGGTGGAGATGCTCTTCTTTGTGGTTCATGTACGACATCGAGAAATTTTGAACTTTGTAACAATGTCACCATGTTCTACTAAATCGTTTTTCATATAATACTATGTGAAGAGACTTGAAAAGCACAATTCACAATGAAGATTAGGCGAgtttgatattttttttctttcttttagtTCTAATAGATAGGTGCTTTGTCTATGCTAAACAAATGTGACGTGTAAGCTACTATATCTCTTAAAGATTAGTACTGGACAATGGTAATTGAATTTGGCTACGCATAACGCTAAAGTTAAAATAAAGGCATGTATGCCGTATTCATATGCACAAAAGAATGACCAATTGGATGTGATTTAACTTTTGCCTCTTTAGAATTTTAAATTGAAACTAAATGAACATACATCATTCTATTTTGGAAAGAAGAGGCTATAATAAGTAACGGTTGACTATCTTAACAAAAAGATGACCCTTCAAGAATGTACGTCGGGCAATATGCCATCGACTGCCCCAGCTGGAGATGTGGGGATTTgggagagagataaaaaaaaaagttttgtTCCTTGTTCTTAGACGGTTATGTATGTCCATGTGGCTCAAAACATCATGTTGCTGAATAAATTCAAGTTTCTAATGATACCAAAACATTATGTTTTTTCAATGTTAGTATCATTGCGCTGACTTTTTTAAAGCTCTGGTAGCAACCCACAGGCACACAGTTAGTTAGTGTCACTAAATTCCTTCCTAATAATAATCTTTAAGTAAAACGCGTGGTCCTTTGAAGATATCATCATCCGCATGCAGAGCCCCCTACGCTGCTACGCAGCACGTGGACACGCCCTCCTGACTCCTGAGTGATCGGCGCGGACGCAACTTCCCCTGGCGACTCCCGGGCTCCATGCCTGACGCACCCGGCGAGAAAGAACTAGGAATAGCCGGTCCAGATCTCTCAAAACGAAGCGCTGGACAAGGGGGCGATGGCTTCGGCGGCTGCGGCTGTGATCCCGGACGGCCGGCGATGGAGCAAAGGCCCGGGCTCCTCGTCGTCATCGCCGGTGACGACGgccattttcctcttcttctttgttgtCGTGGTCGGCGTCCTCGTGTCCGCCCGCTGGATCACCACCACTGTAAGTGCAGAATTTATATTCCTCTTCTCCCATTGCGATCTGAACTTGGTTGCATTTTCGAATGTTCTCTGTTTAACTGTTTCCCACATTTGGATGCGATAATTAGGAGCACTAAATAATAGGAACGGTGTGGTAGCCTGGTAGGAGGTTAAATATTTTGTGTTCTTTCGTGGTGCGACCGCGGATAAAAGTTTACAGAATCATCTCGCACCAATCAGTTCTCCGAGGAAGGATGATAAATGACTCTATCCTCGTTATTCATGATAACTTTGTGATATAATTTTCCATTTACAAACTCAAAATTGATTCGGATTCCATCTAAATTCGCCCTCTGATTTTTTATGAACTAAATAAGAGACTGTAGACAGTAGTTGTCAAAGGCACCGTGAAAGAATACGTCTGTTGACGCGTTTCATCTATCGCTGTTCAATGATTTGCCTATTGTTGTTTCAGTTCAGTTACTCTGATTGGTGCAAAGAGTAGTTTTACTGACCGATGCATGGGCATTAGCCTAGGAAGTAACTAACAATCTTTCAGTTGAGTCTGATTGATGCAAAGAATAGTTTTACTGAACCGATGCATGGGGATTAACCTAGGAAGTAATTAACAATCAATTTAACATGTGCAGACTCATCTGTCAATCACCAATTTGGATCAGTGGAGCTCAAAGCCGGTAGGTAAGCTCCGACCCTTCATTTCCAAACAAAATTTCTGCAATCACTCACAGAAACATACTCTTAAATATGCTGTTCTTGCTTGCAAGCTGCAACACCCCAACTCCTATACCAAAAAATATGTAAAAAATGGAGATTTAGTATCCTTATTATCAGCATAAACATCTGGGCCGGGGTTAAATTGGATACGCCACTGATCAACTGATCACGTTCCCCTTTTCCTCCAAGTTATTTTCCATTATTTTTTTAATACAAAGAAGCTGATAGCATCGAACCAAAGCACACAAAAAATTGATTAagattattttttatataaaaggagCTGATTAAAATTTCTGAACAAGCATCAGCGCAGAAGATTTGCTCGCTGAGAGACACGACCGTTGATCATCGTCTTCCTCTCCCTGCAGGCTATCCTAACGGCGACGCAGACCACCTCCATCCCGGCCatccccgccgcgccgccgccgcctcggccgACCTACTCTCTCTCCTGCCCGGCGCCGCCGCTTCCCCGTGACCCGACCATCCCCAGCAACATCTCCCAGACCCTCGACCTCGTGCTCTCCCCCAACGCCTCCTCCGCCTCCACCTGTGCCGCCTTCCccgacccgccgccgccgctccccgcCAACTCCAACGCCTCCTCAACCTGCCCCGCATACTTCCGCTTCATCCACGAGGACCTCCACCCATGGCGCGCCTCTGGGGGCATCACCCGCGCCATGGTCGACCGCGCACGCGCCACCGCCAATTTCCGCCTCGTCGTGATCCGGGGCCGCGCGTACATCGAGCGCATCGCGCCGGCGTTCCAGACGCGCGACCTCTTCACCATCTGGGGCATTCTGCAGCTGCTCCGGCGCTACCCCGGCCGCGTCCCTGACCTCGACGTCATGTTCGACTGCGTCGACTGGCCCGTCGTGCACGCCGACCAGTACGAAGGGGAGAACGCCACGGTATTGCCGCCGCTCTTCAGGTACTGCGGCGACAATGAGACGCTAGATGTTGTCTTCCCAGACTGGTCATTCTGGGGCTGGTAAGCAGTCGATCATGCCTTTCTTTTTGGCATAAATTGTATATTTTTGTTTTTTCGTGCATTGACACGGTTATATCCGTATTGACTGCATTCGTTGTCTATAACACAGTGAATTCAATGAGAACCAAATGCAAAAGTTCAGTGCCATTTCTAATTGTCTTACTTTGGGAGTTACTAAAGTGATATTGTGGTTGATCTGTTCTTTTGTGTTGTGATGTTCAGACAAAGCACAAACACTTAATGAACTGTATGTGATGACTCATGATAGGCCTGAGATCAACATAAAACCGTGGGATGCTCTGCAGAAGGAATTGAACGGTGGAAAAAAGAGGGTGAAATGGTTGAATAGAGAACCTTATGCTTACTGGAAAGGGAATCCAGATGTTGCAGTTACAAGGCAGGAGCTTGTTAAGTGTAACGTCTCCAGTGAGCATGAATGGAATGCAAGGATTTACAAACAGGTACTTTGTTTCTCTTTATGTTACATCGCACTTTCTTGTACTTGGAGAAATTGTGATGACCCAATGTCTTTCCATGAACGAAGTTCCATTATTTTGTCAATTCTGTTGCCCATAAAATGTTTAAATCTTTTAGAATTACTGGATAACTAATTTTTCAATGAAAcagttctctttttttttctgaaagaATCAATGAAACAGTTCTAGTAATGGTGACCCATGATTGATtagcttttatttttttcctttttggtcATTTAGGATTGGCTAAAGGAGATCAAGGCAGGATACAAACAGTCAAATTTGGCTGGTCAATGCACCCATAGGTTTATTTTCTTGAGagttttccctgtgtgcccttataaaagatcgtaattccctgtgtgcccctaaaaaaattcagcggtcttcagcgccactactccaactttttcgtgtcatccatgccacttccgtcagtttgggctctaacgccgttaaactgcaggtgtgaaaagacgaaaatgcccttaagttcaaatatgttattaattttttttgagcatcttgacgacttcaaatgaaaaaactcaaaactagaaagttgtagatctcgtcgagatctataattttcatataaatttttttttatttaatttcgcaaaaaaaatatgatttgatatgattaatatatcttagaaaaatcatattttttttttttgtgaaattaaatgaaaaaaaaaatttatatgaaaattatagatctcgacgagatctacaactttctagttttgagttttttcatttgaagtcgttaagatgctcaaaaaaaattaataatatatttgaatttaagggcattttcgtcttttcacacctgcagtttaacggcgttagagcccaaactgacggaagtggcatggatgacacgaaaaagttggagtagtggcgctgaagaccgctgaattttttcagggacaCACAgagaattacgatcttttataagggcacacagggaaaagtctctattttcttttcttGCAGACAAGTTGAAATTTATGCTGTTCTGTTGATAATACTGAGATTTTTCCTTTGGGTGACAGGTACAAGATTTATATTGAAGGATCAGCATGGTCAGTCAGTGAGAAGTATATTCTAGCTTGTGATTCCATGACACTAGTGGTTACACCAAAATACTACGATTTTTATTCAAGGGTGCTGATGCCCATGCAACATTATTGGCCAATTTGGGATGACAATAAGTGTAGCTCCATAAAGTATGCTGTTGATTGGGGCAACTCTCACAAACAGAAGGTATCTTTTTTGTGTACATCTTTATTATATcagggcctggtgcaagcggtagagtcttacagcctgtgaccggaaggccccgggttcgagtcgcggtctcctcgcattgcacaggcgagggtaaggcttgccactgacacccttccccagaccccgcacagatcgggagctctctgcactgggtacgccctttaacaAAGCTTCACTGCATTACTTGGCTGAACTTATTGGCACAAGAGAATCAAACAGGTCCTTTGGTTATTTCCTTGTTTGATCATGCGATGTGATGCAGCAGGAGGTACATCACTAGCCTTGACAAGTTGGTGCTTAGTTGGACTTGGCCGTTGTTTTGAGTTAGGTCCCATATATTAGTCACAGATGTAAATAGGTTAGCTAGATCTAGGTATCAGACTTGTTACAGATGAACCtcataacaagaagaaagaacaaCTTTTTAACACAAAAATTTTAAGAGTAATATATTTATTATAAGCGTAAGACTGTACACATTGTATAGTAGTAGAGAGGACAAACGGTTGGTGAAAGACGACACGGGAGTCAGGATGCTGAGAATTTCTTTTGTTTCCAAAACAAACGTCACCAGGTACTACTATGTGTGAAAAATGAGTTAAAAGAAGTATGCTTTGTTTGATTAGGTGCCTATCATAAGGTAAAGAGATTGGTCAGTGCATGTTAGTTGTTAGTGTAACAAAGCTTCACTACAGAAGGTATCTTACTTATTTGCATGAATGATGAAATACATTGGTTATAAGGTGCATTGTGCTGTCTCAACTCAGGAGATATTTCTAGTGTCACCTATATTAATCAAACTACCATGACGCATGTCATGCTCAGCATAATTCTAGGAAGATTTTTCTAGATCAATTTTTTAGTGTTAGGCAGattcatattttaatagaagttgCTCAAGCAGTATATAAGACTGTTTTTTCTCCTTGTAGCATATGTTATAGCTGAATGTTCTGTGCTTTAAGTATAGAAAATAACTTGTGGGTAGTCGTCAATTTGAATACTTGTCTACTTTTCTAATCCAATTTTCCTTGATTTTTCacaagtaataacatattattggAGTAAAGAGCACACCTTTTCTTCTATAGAGAATGCTTTGTTACGTACATTTGTAAAGTTTTTTGCATTTTTTATAGTAACCATATCCATGTATCCCACTGCAAATATAGGCACAGAGAATAGGAAAGCAAGGAAGCAACTTTATTCAAAAAGAGCTCAGCATGGAATATGTTTATGATTACATGTTTCACCTCTTAACTGAGTATGCCAAGCTCCTAAGATTCAAGCCAACAAAACCACCTGAAGCTATTGAGGTCTGTCCCGAATCTTTGGCTTGCCAAGCTATAGGCCGCGAGAAGAAGTTCATGAAGGACTCCATGGTGAGATCCGCCAGCGATGCTGGCCCATGTGACCTGCCTCCTCCTTTCAGTCCTGAGGAATTCAAAGCGCTGCAACGTAGGAGAGAGAAGACAATGAAGCAGATCGAAACATGGATGCAAAAAGCTTCGAGGCCCGTGGATAAGAAGCCCTGAGAGCTTCATGTTTTTCCCTCCCCAATAGATACACCCAATTTTTGTAGTGCTAATAACCACAGGCATTCTTATCTGATTGCGTCAAATGTATGATTCTACAGAAGTTATAGATGGTTTTAGTTCTCCAGATCTCATCAATGTACTTCTATTTGTCGTGTGCCTTATATTTTTCTATACTATCTGCTTTAGCTGTAGGATGTAGCGATATTGCTCAGTGACCCTTTAGACTCTAGAGTAAGAGTAAAGAGTGTGTTTGTTTAGAGGTAGTTGAGGAGAGGGTTAAGAGCGCTTAGATGGAGGGATTTCAAGACTTTTTGTTTGTTTGGTGGGATCAGAAATGTGGCTTTAGGAGCATGTTTGGTTTTTGTGGCTCTTATTCGCCAAGCCAATATTTGGCGAGCCAAGTTTGGCACCCATTTAGGTCGTGTTTAGTTAATCCCCTACTTAACGGTACTGGAAGCGGACAAGAAGgatttaggccccgttcggctggcagaattttggttgaaactggctgaaaaacactgttccggctgaaaaaagaagctgaataagccggatatggggtaagccgaacggggcctgtttggatgcatatgtatccacttcaatccacatgtgttggagtggaatggaatagaACTTAGTTTAaatccacttcaatccacttcaacacatgtagattgagatgaatacatacgCATCCAAACAACAGTTAATCTTCAATTTGAGGGGATTTAGGGGTGGGGTGACTTGTAGGGGATAAAATCCACTTCCAGTTCCCTCGGTCTGGACAAGCCCTGAATCTCCTCCCTTCTCCACCAAACTAAACGGGCCAAGGGCCAAGAAAACCGAGTGGCCTCGATATGACTAAAACTGCAAAACAAGGTAAGCCACATGTTCTTAGGTTCATCGATCACTATCACCCGAACTAGCAGCCTTGATGTGCTCAGTTGGTACATTGCTTCTCTTGTATTCTTTCTTAACCTGTCTTAAAATCCTTTGTAGGCTGAAGCACTACTGGCAAGTAAAATTGTGTATTTTGTTTAGCTAATTTCACAGGATAAGGATTCAacgtgaaaaaaaaaactataaggATGAAACGTGTACATAAATTATTTAACTGATCTTCATTCCTTCGTCCTTGATGGCCCGTAGCTCGCGTTTCCTCCTCTCGGCTAGCATCGACTTGGTTTTCTCCAGCACACCAAAAAATATGGATCCACCGATGCCAATCCACAGCACTCGCGGCTCAATGCCCTGCCATGTGTCAACAGAAATATATCAAGCCTAGTGCTCCACTGCACCAACACTTGTCACTCGTCAGAGAACATATGAATACCAAATTTCAGAATATGAGTACTTGGCATGAGAGACAACTGAAAAAAATGCAGTTGGACAAATGATGACAATGTCTGGGGCATGCACAACACATGAGAGGCCGATGCAATAGAATGCAGCAAAGTAGAAAGATCGTTGTATTGTGATCTGCATCATATGTTGGGCCAAAAATCCCAAAACATAGTTTAAAGCAAACTGTAACCGCGAGTCACAATTGAAAACTTATATAACGGGGAATCTAAAAGCTTATACAGTTTCAAGACAATAAAAAGCTTCCAGTTCACATAACGTAATCTAGTGTTTGTTTTCCATTTTAAGAGTACTGAAGCTGTTCAAAGTGGTGCTTTACCTTCAAGAATGCCTTAGGGCCCTCCTCTCTGAGGATTGTCTGAGCACAGCTTACAATTCCAGTGTATTGGTTCCCTTGTCCCTGCAATTACAACCAATATGGAAATAGTCAGTAATGCACGAGATTTGTGTGGAAAGTCTTCGTGCAAGTATTCACCTGAACCATCAATCTTGTCTTCATGACATCGAGGGGAGTAGTTATAGCTCCAGTGATGGCACCTATCATAAAGTTAAAGCACAGAGTATATGGAAGTGATTTTGTCAGCAAGAGGAAATACGAGAACCAAAGAGAAGGCAGTCAGATTACAAATACTGAGGAAGCAAGTTGAGAGTTACAAAAGATTAGACTGAGAATTTAGTTATACCGGAAAAGGCACCAATAAGTGCATTCTCTGGATCATTCAAGTCCCTCCTTGCCTGGATAAATTGTCAAAAAATATGATAAGAATCCTGGAGAGTTCAAGTTACAGTTTATGCTGGACATTGGTTGCAACAATTGATATCTAGCGAGACTAAAAATATGAGCCATCAGTCAAGTCATTCAGTCCAAGAAATCATGCGGGAACAGATTCTGGTGAAAATAGTAGCATGCCAAATCACATCTGCATGATGTATTAGACACGATAGCAAAATGCTGATGATAGATCCGTAGCACAGAATTTGACCCTACCAAACAAAAGTCATCCAGGGACACCATGGAGCAACTAATGAATGCTCAATCATATTTCTGAACTGTAAATGATTTGAAGCCACGGATATTCATGAGTAGTTCAACAGACGGGAGAAAAAAATAGTAATCTCAGCAATGAAAGAGGAGTACCACAAGTTTGTAACCAATTCGAAGCTGCTCGTAAATGCAAAATTGAATGGCGTCGAATGGAAGATCTCGAAGTAGAAAGGAACCATAACCCTATAAACCAAAAGAAGTAAGCAATATAATTGATAAGATTGAAAGAATTGTGAGTGGgaataaaatctacaaatcagATAAACAGTAATTCATTCTTAAAAAAGAAGTCAATATTACACCTTAAAATATTGTTGACCAAATAAGATGCCAAAATATACGTACAGCGTACAGTCCTTTAAACCCTTCTTTACCGACAATGAGACGAACAGCATCAGGCGCAGACTTGAATTGACCGGTTTGCATTCTTTGTTTGATCACCTGAATGCAATGAGATCTAATTTGGATGCAGCACAACACTATCTGGAGTAGGAAAACATAAAATTACAAACCTCTGTAGGG is from Miscanthus floridulus cultivar M001 chromosome 7, ASM1932011v1, whole genome shotgun sequence and encodes:
- the LOC136467410 gene encoding uncharacterized protein isoform X1, whose amino-acid sequence is MASAAAAVIPDGRRWSKGPGSSSSSPVTTAIFLFFFVVVVGVLVSARWITTTTHLSITNLDQWSSKPAILTATQTTSIPAIPAAPPPPRPTYSLSCPAPPLPRDPTIPSNISQTLDLVLSPNASSASTCAAFPDPPPPLPANSNASSTCPAYFRFIHEDLHPWRASGGITRAMVDRARATANFRLVVIRGRAYIERIAPAFQTRDLFTIWGILQLLRRYPGRVPDLDVMFDCVDWPVVHADQYEGENATVLPPLFRYCGDNETLDVVFPDWSFWGWPEINIKPWDALQKELNGGKKRVKWLNREPYAYWKGNPDVAVTRQELVKCNVSSEHEWNARIYKQDWLKEIKAGYKQSNLAGQCTHRYKIYIEGSAWSVSEKYILACDSMTLVVTPKYYDFYSRVLMPMQHYWPIWDDNKCSSIKYAVDWGNSHKQKAQRIGKQGSNFIQKELSMEYVYDYMFHLLTEYAKLLRFKPTKPPEAIEVCPESLACQAIGREKKFMKDSMVRSASDAGPCDLPPPFSPEEFKALQRRREKTMKQIETWMQKASRPVDKKP
- the LOC136467410 gene encoding uncharacterized protein isoform X2; this encodes MASAAAAVIPDGRRWSKGPGSSSSSPVTTAIFLFFFVVVVGVLVSARWITTTAILTATQTTSIPAIPAAPPPPRPTYSLSCPAPPLPRDPTIPSNISQTLDLVLSPNASSASTCAAFPDPPPPLPANSNASSTCPAYFRFIHEDLHPWRASGGITRAMVDRARATANFRLVVIRGRAYIERIAPAFQTRDLFTIWGILQLLRRYPGRVPDLDVMFDCVDWPVVHADQYEGENATVLPPLFRYCGDNETLDVVFPDWSFWGWPEINIKPWDALQKELNGGKKRVKWLNREPYAYWKGNPDVAVTRQELVKCNVSSEHEWNARIYKQDWLKEIKAGYKQSNLAGQCTHRYKIYIEGSAWSVSEKYILACDSMTLVVTPKYYDFYSRVLMPMQHYWPIWDDNKCSSIKYAVDWGNSHKQKAQRIGKQGSNFIQKELSMEYVYDYMFHLLTEYAKLLRFKPTKPPEAIEVCPESLACQAIGREKKFMKDSMVRSASDAGPCDLPPPFSPEEFKALQRRREKTMKQIETWMQKASRPVDKKP
- the LOC136467411 gene encoding S-adenosylmethionine carrier 1, chloroplastic/mitochondrial-like — encoded protein: MGEGGEEKSFNFLQILLEGSIAGGTAGVVVETALYPIDTIKTRLQAARGGSRIEWKGLYSGLAGNLAGVLPASAIFVGVYEPTKRKLLETLPENLSAVAHFTAGAIGGIAASLVRVPTEVIKQRMQTGQFKSAPDAVRLIVGKEGFKGLYAGYGSFLLRDLPFDAIQFCIYEQLRIGYKLVARRDLNDPENALIGAFSGAITGAITTPLDVMKTRLMVQGQGNQYTGIVSCAQTILREEGPKAFLKGIEPRVLWIGIGGSIFFGVLEKTKSMLAERRKRELRAIKDEGMKIS